One Glycine max cultivar Williams 82 chromosome 3, Glycine_max_v4.0, whole genome shotgun sequence DNA window includes the following coding sequences:
- the LOC100799878 gene encoding E3 ubiquitin-protein ligase ZNF598 gives MDDCCAVCAEPLEWVAYGPCLHREVCSTCVARLRFICDDRRCCICKTECNLVFVTKALGDYTRMINDFSTLPLEAREGKVGSYWYHEDTNAFFDDVDHYRMIKAMCRLSCNVCDKIEDQPQDAASRRRAKFRNIGQLKGHLFHRHKLHMCNLCLEGRKVFICEQKLYTKAQLNQHVISGDSEVDGSESERGGFMGHPMCEFCRTPFYGDNELYMHMSTEHYTCHICQRQHPGQYEYYKNYDDLEIHFRQEHFLCEDEACLAKKFVVFQSEAEMKRHNAIEHGGRMSRSKRNAALQIPTSFRYRHGNEHEQRRGRGRTFRRDTENQLSMAIEASLETANAEQTFLDQSTSSSGQVAVDDGNDDIDALIQPFESLAAGSEASARYLQALGHSSRNGPLEDSSFPPLPIISSNGQQRSKHELEGSSSNTMAARLRRHGNRTVSVINSGNAWPAAGRGLVQSSSNPSQSKLSTNNVLGLSRNTGQMKTVINSGPSSSTYAGSIQATQRTAHGQFPAGSSRNTRDNVRIVHSASAPNLMENNSVEVSISDFPPVSAAQVSKLPASSQSSLNVENVQSANKSLVEKIRGALDFDEERYSIFKDISAQYRQGTIDTGTYLDYVQQFGLSHLVLELARLCPDTHKQKELVEAYNASLQRDAFPEINLVRGSTSTHSKDSNVNKKGKGKSVDSRGSNSREKLANNFLSTVHQLQANYKSSEEKAEVLSRGDYRSEGGKLKIEQRIDMNSGSQPTMKLGGKTETSNDSLSNQSKDDGGGGNKQRKKTSKFLRVRLGDGSVSALLDQSDPGTTDGSEGNKDDSGGGPPVRGVWRKGGGNKLFS, from the exons ATGGATGACTGTTGTGCCGTTTGCGCTGAGCCTTTGGAATGGGTTGCGTACGGACCCTGTTTGCACCGGGAGGTGTGTTCCACGTGCGTCGCTCGTCTCCGTTTCATCTGCGACGATCGCCGTTGCTGCATCTGCAAGACCGAATGCAACCTCGTTTTCGTCACCAAG GCTCTAGGTGATTATACGAGGATGATCAATGATTTTTCGACCCTTCCTTTGGAGGCGAGGGAGGGCAAGGTTGGATCATATTGGTACCATGAGGATACAAATGCATTTTTTGATGATGTGGACCATTACAGGATGATCAAGGCTATGTGCAGGCTTTCGTGCAATGTATGTGACAAGATTGAGGATCAACCACAGGATGCTGCTTCAAGGCGGCGAGCAAAGTTTAGGAATATAGGGCAGTTGAAGGGTCATTTATTCCACCGTCATAAGTTGCATATGTGCAATTTGTGTTTAGAAGGAAGGAAG GTTTTTATATGTGAGCAAAAACTATATACCAAAGCACAGTTGAATCAACACGTAATCTCAGGTGATTCTGAGGTGGATGGAAGTGAGAGTGAGAGAGGCGGTTTCATGGGGCATCCCATGTGTGAATTCTGCAGAACCCCATTTTATGGAGACAATGAATTATACATGCATATGTCTACAGAACATTATACTTGTCATATATGCCAAAG GCAGCATCCAGGGCAGTATGAGTACTATAAGAATTATGATGACCTAGAG ATTCACTTCCGTCAAGAGCACTTCTTATGTGAAGATGAGGCTTGCCTGGCTAAgaaatttgttgtttttcaatctGAAGCAGAGATGAAG AGGCATAATGCTATTGAACATGGAGGGCGGATGTCACGGTCTAAGCGTAATGCTGCTCTTCAG ATACCAACAAGCTTCCGATACAGACATGGTAATGAACATGAGCAACGCCGCGGAAGAGGTCGTACGTTTCGTCGTGATACTGAAAATCAACTTTCTATGGCCATTGAAGCTAGTTTGGAAACAGCTAATGCAGAGCAAACATTTCTTGATCAATCGACATCAAGTAGTGGGCAAGTTGCCGTTGATGATGGGAATGATGATATTGATGCTCTCATTCAGCCATTTGAATCATTAGCTGCAGGTTCTGAAGCATCTGCAAGATACCTTCAAGCCTTGGGGCATAGCTCTAGGAATGGACCTCTGGAAGATTCTTCCTTTCCACCACTACCCATAATTTCCAGCAATGGCCAACAAAGGTCCAAACATGAACTGGAAGGTTCATCTAGTAACACTATGGCTGCACGTCTGCGTCGGCATGGCAACAGAACTGTATCCGTTATCAATTCTGGTAATGCTTGGCCAGCAGCAGGTCGTGGACTGGTACAGTCATCAAGTAATCCTTCACAATCTAAACTTTCAACAAATAATGTCCTTGGACTGTCTCGTAACACTGGGCAGATGAAAACAGTAATTAACAGTGGACCGTCATCATCAACTTATGCTGGTTCTATTCAGGCTACACAGAGAACTGCTCATGGACAATTTCCTGCTGGTTCATCGAGGAACACACGTGACAATGTAAGAATTGTTCACTCTGCATCTGCTCCAAATCTCATGGAGAACAATTCTGTTGAAGTTTCAATTTCTGATTTTCCTCCAGTTTCTGCTGCACAAGTAAGTAAGTTACCTGCCAGCAGCCAGTCTTCATTGAATGTGGAAAATGTTCAATCCGCTAACAAGTCTTTGGTTGAAAAGATTCGTGGTGCTCTTGATTTTGATGAAGAAAGATACAGTATATTTAAAGACATATCTGCCCAATATCGCCAAGGCACAATAGATACAGGTACATATCTGGACTATGTACAGCAGTTTGGCTTGTCTCATCTTGTTCTTGAGTTGGCAAGACTATGCCCGGATACTCACAAACAGAAAGAGCTTGTTGAGGCTTACAACGCAAGTTTGCAAAGAGATGCTTTCCCAGAAATTAACTTGGTTCGAGGCAGCACTAGCACCCATTCCAAAGACAGTAACGTAAACAAGAAAGGTAAAGGTAAGTCTGTAGATAGTAGGGGGAGTAACTCCAGAGAGAAATTAGCAAATAACTTTTTAAGCACTGTACATCAGCTACAGGCAAATTATAAATCTTCAGAAGAGAAAGCGGAGGTGCTATCAAGGGGTGATTACCGCAGTGAAGGAGGCAAATTAAAAATTGAGCAGCGGATTGATATGAATTCTGGTAGTCAACCTACGATGAAGCTTGGTGGGAAGACTGAAACATCAAACGACAGTTTATCTAATCAAAGTAAAGACGATGGGGGTGGTGGGAACAAGCAACGCAAGAAAACTTCTAAGTTCCTGAGAGTACGCCTTGGTGATGGTTCTGTTTCAGCCCTTCTTGATCAATCAGATCCTGGAACAACAGACGGCTCAGAAGGTAACAAGGATGACTCTGGAGGAGGGCCTCCTGTGCGAGGTGTTTGGCGAAAAGGGGGAGGTAATAAACTATTTTCCTAG
- the LOC100812341 gene encoding S-adenosylmethionine synthase 1, translating to MAQETFLFTSESVNEGHPDKLCDQISDAVLDACLEQDPDSKVACETCTKTNMVMVFGEITTKANVDYEKIVRDTCREIGFISDDVGLDADKCKVLVNIEQQSPDIAQGVHGHFTKRPEEVGAGDQGHMFGYATDETPEYMPLSHVLATKLGARLTEVRKNGTCAWLRPDGKTQVTVEYYNDNGAMVPVRVHTVLISTQHDETVSNDQIAADLKEHVIKPVIPEKYLDEKTIFHLNPSGRFVIGGPHGDAGLTGRKIIIDTYGGWGAHGGGAFSGKDPTKVDRSGAYIVRQAAKSVVANGLARRCIVQVSYAIGVPEPLSVFVDTYGTGKIPDKEILQIVKENFDFRPGMITINLDLKRGGHRFLKTAAYGHFGRDDADFTWEVVKPLKSEKPQA from the coding sequence ATGGCACAAGAAACCTTTCTATTCACATCTGAATCTGTAAACGAGGGTCACCCCGACAAGCTGTGCGACCAGATCTCTGATGCAGTACTTGATGCGTGCCTTGAACAGGACCCTGACAGCAAGGTTGCCTGTGAGACATGCACCAAGACCAACATGGTCATGGTCTTCGGAGAGATCACAACCAAGGCCAACGTAGACTATGAAAAGATTGTCCGCGACACATGCCGCGAAATTGGATTCATCTCTGATGATGTTGGTCTTGATGCTGACAAATGCAAGGTGTTGGTCAACATTGAGCAACAGAGCCCGGATATCGCCCAGGGTGTGCACGGCCACTTCACCAAGCGCCCAGAGGAGGTTGGTGCTGGTGACCAGGGTCACATGTTTGGGTATGCCACCGATGAAACCCCCGAGTACATGCCCCTCAGCCATGTCCTTGCAACCAAACTTGGTGCTCGCCTCACAGAGGTTAGGAAGAATGGCACCTGTgcttggttgaggccagatggtaAGACACAAGTAACCGTCGAGTACTACAATGACAATGGTGCCATGGTTCCAGTTCGTGTCCACACTGTCCTAATTTCCACCCAACATGATGAGACTGTGAGCAATGATCAAATTGCTGCGGACCTTAAAGAGCATGTTATCAAGCCTGTCATTCCTGAGAAGTACCTTGATGAGAAGACCATCTTCCACCTTAACCCTTCTGGCCGTTTTGTCATTGGTGGCCCTCATGGTGATGCTGGTCTCACTGGAAGAAAGATCATCATTGATACCTATGGTGGCTGGGGTGCTCATGGTGGAGGTGCCTTTTCAGGGAAGGACCCTACCAAGGTTGACAGAAGTGGTGCCTATATTGTAAGGCAGGCTGCAAAGAGTGTCGTGGCAAATGGCCTTGCTAGAAGGTGCATTGTGCAAGTTTCCTATGCCATTGGTGTCCCTGAGCCCTTGTCAGTGTTTGTGGACACTTATGGAACTGGGAAGATTCCTGACAAGGAGATTCTGCAAATTGTGAAGGAGAATTTCGACTTCAGACCTGGAATGATCACCATTAACTTGGACCTTAAGAGGGGTGGTCATAGGTTCCTCAAGACAGCTGCTTATGGACACTTTGGAAGGGATGATGCAGACTTCACCTGGGAAGTTGTGAAGCCACTCAAGTCAGAGAAGCCTCAAGCTTAA